A window of Enterobacter ludwigii genomic DNA:
TGGTGCCCAGCTCTTTAAGCACTTCGTGGCAGGTCTCACGCATCACGGTGGCGCGTGGGTCGTAGTTTTTGTAAACACGGTGACCAAAGCCCATCAGGCGGAAGGAGTCATTCTTGTCTTTCGCGCGACGCACGAACTCAGGAATGTGTTCCACAGAGCTGATCTCTTCCAGCATCTTCAGCGCCGCTTCGTTCGCGCCGCCGTGCGCCGGTCCCCACAGGGAGGCGATGCCCGCAGCGATACAGGCAAACGGGTTCGCGCCTGAAGAGCCTGCGGTACGTACGGTGGAGGTAGAGGCGTTCTGTTCGTGGTCAGCGTGCAGGATCAGAATACGGTCCATCGCGCGTTCCAGAACCGGGTTCACTTCGTACTCTTCGCACGGCGTGGAGAACATCATGCGCAGGAAGTTGCCGGCATAGGAGAGGTCGTTACGTGGATACACAAACGGCTGACCGATGGAGTATTTGTAGCACATCGCTGCCATGGTTGGCATTTTGGACAGCAGACGGAACGCCGCGATATCACGGTGGCGTGGGTTATTCACGTCCAGAGAATCGTGGTAGAACGCCGCCAGCGCACCGGTAATCCCGCACATCACCGCCATCGGGTGAGAGTCACGACGGAACGCATGGAACAGACGAGTAATCTGTTCATGGATCATGGTGTGACGGGTCACGGTGGTTTTGAATTCATCGTATTGTGCCTGCGTCGGTTTTTCGCCGTTCAGCAGGATGTAGCACACTTCCAGGTAGTTGGATTCAGTGGCTAATTGATCGATGGGGAAGCCGCGATGGAGCAGGATACCTTCGTCACCGTCAATGTAGGTGATTTTGGATTCGCAAGATGCGGTAGAGGTGAATCCAGGGTCAAAGGTGAAAACTCCTTTAGAACCCAGCGTACGGATATCAATAACATCCTGACCGAGCGTGCCTTTTAGCACATCCAGTTCAATAGCAGTGTCACCATTTAGGGTGAGCGTTGCCTTCGTATCAGCCATTTACGGTCTCCTTAGCGCCTTATGCTTAAGACTGCGCTTTACCGGATTTGCTTTCAGCTGTTAATCACCGTTACCAGATTGTTATTTGGCTTACCGCTCAGCTCACGAGGACAAACCAGGGTACAGAGCTATGGCGCCTTGCAGGTAAACGAATGAAATATCAGTGAAACAACAGCAAATCAGCGTTTTTGCAGTCCGAATTATTCAAACCTGTATATCACTAATAACTGTCCTGATAACTTCGGTCAATACCATCACACTGTTACATAACTATTTGTCAGGTGAAAGAGAGACCTCATAACTTTTGCGCATTATATGCCTTTTCTGCTGACGTTTGTAACAATATTGTTTAACATTTGTCAAATCAGATGATTAAAATTTAAAAAGATGTTGTTATCGTGACCCTGATCACTGTTCCAGAGAAAACCCGACAAACTGTATGTAGGTTAATTGTAATGATTTTGTGAACGGCCTATACTGCCGCCAGGTCTCCGGAACACCCTGCAATCCCGAGCCACCCAGCGTTGTAACGTGTCGTTTAAGCATCTGGAAGCAATGTTTTGCATGACGCGCAGTTATAGAAAAGGAACGCTGCTTGACCCGCATCGCAGTCCGGAGGAAGGAAACAATAAGAACAGCATGTGGGCGTTATTCATGATAAGAAATGTGAAAAAACAAAGACCTGTCAATCTGGATCTCAAAACGATCCGGTTCCCTGTAACAGCAATAGCGTCCATTTTGCACCGCGTTTCTGGTGTGATTACGTTTGTGGCGGTCGGTATTCTGCTGTGGTTACTGGGCACCAGCCTCTCTTCTCCTGAAGGATTCCTCCAGGCCTCTGCCATCATGAACAGCTTCTTCGTGAAATTTATCATGTGGGGCATTCTGACCGCGCTGGCGTACCACGTTGTGGTGGGTGTTCGCCATATGCTGATGGACTTTGGCTACCTGGAAGAAACCTTCGAAGCCGGGAAACGCTCCGCTAACATTTCATTTGTGATTACAGTCGTGCTTTCACTTCTCGCAGGAGTTCTCGTATGGTAAGCAACGCCTCCGCATTAGGACGCAACGGCGTACATGACTTCATTCTGGTCCGTGCTACCGCTATCGTTCTCACCCTTTACATTATCTATATGATCGGTTTCTTCGCGACCAGCGGCACGCTGACGTGGGAAATCTGGAGTGGGTTTTTCGGATCTGCCTTCACCAAAGTGTTCACCCTGCTGGCGCTGTTCTCCATCCTTATTCATGCCTGGATTGGCATGTGGCAGGTGTTGACCGATTACGTTAAACCACTGGCTATTCGCCTTCCTCTGCAGCTGGCAATCGTCGTTGCTCTGGTGGTTTACGTTATTTATGGATTCGTTGTGGTGTGGGGTGTGTAATGAAACTGCCAGTCAGAGAATTTGATGCTGTCGTGATTGGTGCGGGTGGCGCAGGTATGCGTGCCGCACTGCAAATTTCCCAGAGCGGCCAGACCTGTGCGCTGCTCTCAAAAGTATTCCCAACCCGTTCCCACACTGTGTCTGCGCAGGGCGGTATCACCGTTGCGCTGGGTAACTCCCATGAAGATAACTGGGAATGGCACATGTACGACACGGTAAAAGGTTCCGACTACATCGGCGACCAGGATGCCATCGAATATATGTGTAAGACTGGCCCGGAAGCGATTCTGGAGCTGGACCATATGGGTCTGCCGTTCTCCCGTCTGGAAAATGGCACCATCTATCAGCGTCCGTTTGGCGGCCAGTCGAAAAACTTCGGCGGCGAGCAGGCGGCACGTACTGCGGCGGCGGCTGACCGTACCGGCCACGCGCTGCTGCACACCCTGTACCAGCAGAACCTGAAAAACCACACCACCATCTTCTCCGAGTGGTACGCGCTGGATCTGGTGAAAAACGCCGATGGCGCAATTGTGGGTTGTACCGCGCTGTGCATCGAAACCGGTGAAGTGGTCTACTTCAAAGCACGTGCAACCGTGCTGGCAACCGGCGGTGCAGGCCGTATCTATCAGTCCACCACTAACGCCCACATCAACACCGGTGACGGCGTCGGTATGGCTATCCGCGCGGGCGTGCCGGTGCAGGATATGGAGATGTGGCAGTTCCACCCAACCGGTATCGCTGGTGCGGGCGTTCTGGTAACAGAAGGCTGCCGCGGTGAAGGTGGTTATCTGCTGAATAAACACGGCGAGCGCTTCATGGAGCGTTACGCCCCGAATGCGAAAGACCTGGCGGGTCGTGACGTGGTGGCGCGCTCCATCATGATCGAAATCCGTGAAGGCCGCGGCTGCGACGGCCCATGGGGTCCACACGCCAAGCTGAAACTCGACCATCTGGGTAAAGAAGTACTGGAGTCCCGTCTGCCAGGCATCCTGGAACTGTCCCGTACCTTCGCTCACGTTGACCCTGTAAAAGAGCCAATTCCGGTAATCCCAACCTGCCACTATATGATGGGCGGTATTCCGACCAAAGTGACCGGTCAGGCGCTGACCGTGAACGAGCAGGGCGAAGACGTGGTCATCCCTGGCCTGTTCGCAGTAGGTGAAATCGCCTGCGTATCCGTACACGGTGCCAACCGTCTGGGCGGCAACTCCCTGCTGGACCTGGTGGTGTTTGGTCGTGCGGTGGGTCTGCATCTGCAGGAATCCATTGCCGAGCAGGGCGACCTGCGTGACGCGACCGACGACGAAATTGGTGCCTCTCTTGAGCGCCTCAACCGCTGGAACGGCAACCGTAACGGCGAAGATCCGGTGGAAATCCGTAAAGCGCTTCAGGAATGTATGCAGCACAACTTCTCGGTATTCCGTGAAGGTGACGCGATGGCCAAAGGTCTTGAGCAGCTGAAAGCGATCCGCGAGCGTCTGAAAAATGCCCGTTTGGACGACACTTCCAGCGAGTTCAACACCCAGCGCGTTGAGTGCCTGGAGCTGGATAACCTGATGGAAACTGCATTTGCCACCGCGATGTCGGCAAACTTCCGTACCGAAAGCCGTGGCGCGCATAGCCGCTTCGACTTCCCGGAGCGTGACGATGAAAACTGGCTGTGCCATTCCCTGTATCTGCCAGAATCGGAAACCATGACGCGCCGTCAGGTGAACATGGAACCGAAACTGCGTCCGGCGTTCCCGCCGAAGATTCGTACTTACTAATGCGGAGACAGGATAATGAAACTCGAATTCTCAGTTTATCGTTATAACCCGGATGTTGATGATGCTCCGCGTATGCAGGATTACACCCTGGAAGCGGAAGAAGGTCGTGACATGATGCTGCTGGATGCCTTAATCCAGCTGAAAGAAAAAGATCCGACGCTGTCGTTTCGTCGTTCCTGCCGTGAAGGGGTGTGTGGCTCTGACGGCGTGAACATGAACGGCAAAAATGGCCTGGCCTGCATCACGCCAATTTCCGCGTTGCAGCGTCCAGGTCAGAAAATTGTTATCCGTCCTCTGCCTGGCCTGCCGGTCGTGCGTGATTTGGTGGTGGACATGGGGCAATTCTATGCACAATATGAGAAGATTAAGCCTTACTTGTTGAATAATGGGCAAAATCCGCCCGCTCGCGAGCACTTACAGTCTCCTGAGCAGCGTGAAAAACTCGATGGGCTGTACGAGTGTATTCTCTGTGCATGTTGTTCGACGTCCTGCCCATCGTTCTGGTGGAACCCGGACAAGTTTATCGGCCCGGCGGGTCTGCTGGCTGCCTATCGCTTCCTGATCGATAGCCGCGACACCGAAACCGATAGCCGTCTGGAAGGACTGAGTGACGCTTTCAGCGTATTCCGCTGCCATAGCATCATGAACTGCGTCAGTGTGTGTCCGAAGGGGCTGAACCCGACGCGCGCCATCGGCCATATTAAGTCGATGTTGTTGCAGCGCAGTGCGTAAGTAGTGAGAGGGGAGCGCTGTTCCCCTCACCCTGACCCTCTCCCCGTGGGAGAGGGGACAGATTGCAGAAACCTTTAAAAACTGCCCTGTACTACCCTGAAGTCCAGACAGTTTCTAAAGGTTCCTTCGCGGGCCAAATGAAAAGAGCTCGCAGGTGAACCCCGGCACGTACACGTGGTGTGCGTGGTAGTTTCTACGGCGAAAGTAAGCATAAAAATGCTTAAGGGATCACGATGCAGAACGGCGCAATGAAAGCCTGGCTGGACTCTTCTTACCTCTCTGGTGCCAACCAGAGCTGGATAGAACAGCTCTATGAAGACTTCTTAACCGATCCTGACTCAGTGGACGCAAACTGGCGTTCCATGTTCCAGCAGTTGCCTGGCACGGGAGTCAAACCGGATCAATTCCATTCCAAAACACGTGATTATTTCCGTCGTCTGGCGAAGGATGCCTCACGTTACTCTTCTGCGATTTCCGACCCTGACACCAATGCGAAGCAGGTTAAAGTCCTGCAGCTTATCAACGCTTATCGCTTCCGTGGTCACCAGCATGCGAATCTCGATCCGCTGGGACTGTGGCAGCAAGACCGTGTGGCGGATCTCGATCCGGCGTATCACGATCTGACCGAGGCCGATTTCCAGGAAAGCTTTAACGTAGGTTCCTTTGCCATCGGCAAAGACACGATGAAGCTGGGCGATCTGATTGACGCGCTCAAGCAAACCTACTGCGGCTCCATCGGCGCGGAATACATGCACATTACCTCTACCGAAGAGAAACGCTGGATCCAGCAGCGTATCGAATCCGTAGCGGGCCACGCGACCTTCTCGGCTGACGAGAAAAAACGCTTCCTGAACGAACTGACCGCTGCCGAGGGTCTTGAGCGCTATCTTGGCGCGAAATTCCCGGGCGCAAAACGCTTCTCGCTGGAAGGCGGTGATGCGCTGGTGCCGATGCTGAAAGAGCTGATTCGTCACGCCGGCAAGAGCGGCACCCGTGAAGTGGTGCTGGGCATGGCGCACCGTGGTCGTCTGAACGTACTGGTCAACGTGCTGGGTAAAAAACCGCAGGATCTGTTCGACGAATTCGCGGGCAAACATAAAGAACACCTCGGCACCGGCGACGTGAAGTACCACATGGGCTTCTCGTCTGATATCGAAACCGAAGGTGGTCTGGTTCACCTGGCGCTGGCGTTTAACCCGTCGCACCTGGAAATCGTCAGCCCGGTGGTTATCGGTTCCGTGCGTGCGCGTCTGGATCGTCTGGACGAGCCTAGCAGCAATAAAGTACTGCCAATCACCATCCACGGTGATGCGGCGGTAACAGGGCAGGGCGTGGTTCAGGAAACCCTGAACATGTCCAAAGCGCGTGGTTACGAAGTGGGCGGTACCGTTCGCATCGTGATTAACAACCAGGTGGGCTTCACCACCTCTAACCCGCTGGATGCACGTTCTACCCCGTACTGCACCGACATCGGTAAAATGGTACAGGCGCCGATCTTCCACGTTAACGCGGATGACCCGGAAGCCGTTGCTTTTGTTACCCGTCTGGCGCTGGACTTCCGTAACACCTTCAAGCGCGATGTGTTCATTGACCTCTTCTGCTACCGTCGTCACGGCCACAACGAAGCGGATGAGCCAAGTGCAACCCAGCCGCTGATGTACCAGAAAATCAAAAAACACCCGACCCCGCGCAAAATCTATGCTGACAAGCTGGAGAGCGACAAAGTGGCGACGCTGGAAGATGCGACCGAAATGGTCAACCTCTACCGCGACGCGCTGGATGCGGGTGAATGCGTGGTGAAAGAGCTGCGCCCAATGAACATGCACTCCTTTACCTGGTCGCCGTACCTCAACCACGAGTGGGATGAGAGCTACCCGAACAAGGTCGAAATGAAGCGCCTGCAGGAGCTGGCTAAACGCATCAGCACTGTGCCTGACGCCATTGAGATGCAGTCTCGCGTGCAGAAAATCTACGCTGACCGTCAGTCCATGGCAGCAGGCGAGAAGCTGTTTGACTGGGGTGGCGCGGAAACCCTGGCTTACGCAACGCTGGTTGACGAGGGTATTCCTGTTCGTCTGTCCGGTGAAGATGCGGGCCGTGGCACCTTCTTCCACCGTCACGCAGTTGTTCACAACCAGTCCAACGGTTCAACCTACACTCCGCTGCAGCACGTGCACAACGGTCAGGGCCAGTTCAAGGTCTGGGACTCCGTGCTGTCTGAAGAAGCGGTGCTGGCATTCGAATACGGTTACGCCACCGCAGAACCTCGCACCCTGACTATCTGGGAAGCGCAGTTCGGTGACTTCGCCAACGGTGCGCAGGTTGTGATCGACCAGTTCATCTCCTCCGGCGAGCAGAAATGGGGCCGTATGTGTGGCCTGGTGATGCTGCTGCCGCACGGCTATGAAGGCCAGGGGCCGGAGCACTCCTCCGCGCGTCTGGAACGTTATCTGCAGCTCTGCGCTGAGCAGAATATGCAGGTCTGCGTGCCGTCCACCCCGGCTCAGGTGTACCACATGCTGCGTCGTCAGGCGCTGCGCGGTATGCGCCGTCCGCTGGTGGTGATGTCGCCGAAATCCCTGCTGCGTCATCCGCTGGCCGTGTCCAGCCTGGACGAACTGGCGAATGGCACCTTCCTGCCAGCCATCGGTGAGATTGATGAACTGGATCCGCAGGCTGTGAAGCGTGTGGTGATGTGTTCTGGTAAGGTTTATTACGACCTGCTGGAACAGCGCCGTAAGAACGATCAGAAAGATGTCGCCATCGTGCGTATCGAACAGCTTTATCCGTTCCCGCACCAGGCGGTGCAGGAAGCGCTGAAACCTTACGCTCACGTACATGATTTTGTCTGGTGCCAGGAAGAGCCGCTCAACCAGGGCGCATGGTACTGCAGCCAGCATCATTTCCGTGAAGTGATTCCATTTGGGTCAGCCCTGCGTTATGCAGGTCGCCCGGCCTCCGCCTCACCGGCGGTAGGGTATATGTCCGTTCACCAGAAGCAGCAACAAGATCTGGTCAATGACGCGCTGAACGTCGATTAATTAAAGGATACATAATGAGTAGCGTAGATATTCTTGTTCCCGACCTGCCTGAATCTGTAGCAGATGCGACCGTCGCTACCTGGCACAAAAAACCAGGCGATGCCGTTAAGCGCGATGAAGTGCTGGTAGAAATCGAAACTGACAAAGTGGTACTGGAAGTACCGGCTTCGGCGGATGGTGTTCTGGATGCTGTGCTGGAAGATGAAGGCACAACCGTAACCTCTCGTCAGATCCTGGGTCGCCTGCGCGAAGGCAACAGCGCGGGCAAAGAGTCCAGCGCGAAATCTGAAGAGAAAGCCTCTACGCCGGCTCAACGCCAGCAGGCTTCTCTGGAAGAGCAGACCAACGATGCGCTCAGCCCGGCGATTCGTCGCCTGCTGGCTGAGCACAACCTGGATGCGGCTGCTATTAAAGGCACCGGTGTGGGTGGTCGTCTGACCCGCGAAGATATCGAGAAGCACCTGGCGAAAGCGCCTGCGAAAGCAGAAGCAAAAGCCCCTGCGGCAGCGCCAGCAGCGCAGCCTGCTCTGGGTGCCCGCAGCGAAAAACGTGTGCCAATGACTCGCCTGCGTAAGCGTGTGGCTGAGCGTCTGCTGGAAGCGAAAAACTCCACCGCGATGCTGACCACCTTCAACGAAGTGAACATGAAGCCAATCATGGACCTGCGTAAGCAGTACGGTGACGCGTTTGAAAAACGTCACGGTATCCGTCTGGGCTTTATGTCCTTCTACGTGAAAGCGGTGGTTGAAGCGCTGAAACGCTACCCGGAAGTGAACGCGTCCATCGACGGTGATGACGTGGTTTACCACAACTACTTCGACGTCAGCATGGCGGTATCTACTCCGCGTGGCCTGGTGACCCCAGTACTGCGTGACGTGGATACCCTGGGTATGGCTGATATCGAGAAAAATATTAAAGAGCTGGCTGTGAAAGGCCGCGACGGCAAGCTGACCGTAGATGACCTGACCGGCGGTAACTTCACCATTACCAACGGCGGCGTATTCGGTTCGCTGATGTCTACCCCAATCATTAACCCGCCGCAGAGCGCGATCCTGGGTATGCATGCCATTAAAGATCGTCCTATGGCGGTAGACGGTAAAGTTGAGATCCTGCCGATGATGTACCTGGCACTGTCTTACGATCACCGTCTGATCGATGGCCGCGAGTCCGTTGGCTTCCTGGTGGCGATTAAAGAGCTGCTGGAAGATCCAACGCGTCTGCTGCTCGACGTCTAGTTTGCAGTCTTGCCCGGCGGCATATAGCTGCCGGGCCTATAAAAGCACGACCTAACGATTACCTGAAGGATGGATAGAACACATGAACTTACATGAATATCAGGCCAAACAGCTGTTTGCCCGGTATGGCTTACCGGCTCCGGTGGGTTATGCCTGTACTACCCCGCGTGAAGCAGAAGAAGCCGCATCTAAAATCGGTTCCGGCCCTTGGGTAGTTAAGTGTCAGGTTCACGCTGGTGGCCGTGGTAAAGCGGGCGGTGTGAAGGTTGTTAAGAGCAAAGAAGAGATTCGTGCGTTTGCTGAACATTGGCTCGGCAAGCGTCTGGTGACCTACCAGACAGATGCGAACGGCCAGCCGGTTAACCAGATCCTGGTAGAAGCCGCGACCGACATCGCGAAAGAACTGTACCTGGGTGCGGTTGTTGACCGTAGTTCCCGTCGCGTGGTGTTCATGGCGTCTACCGAAGGCGGCGTGGAAATCGAAAAAGTGGCAGAAGAAACCCCTCATCTGATCCACAAAGTGGCTATCGATCCGCTGGCAGGCCCAATGCCTTACCAGGGTCGTGAGCTGGCGTTCAAACTGGGTCTGGAAGGTAAACTGGTTCAACAGTTCACCAAGATCTTCATGGGTCTGGCGACCATCTTCCTGGAGCGTGACCTGGCGCTGATCGAGATCAACCCGCTGGTGATCACCACTCAGGGCGATCTGATCTGCCTCGACGGTAAACTGGGCGCTGACGGCAACGCACTGTTCCGCCAGCCGGATCTGCGCGAAATGCGTGACCAGTCTCAGGAAGACCCGCGTGAAGCGCAGGCTGCACAGTGGGAACTGAACTATGTGGCGCTGGATGGCAACATCGGCTGCATGGTTAACGGTGCGGGCCTGGCAATGGGTACCATGGACATCGTTAAGCTGCACGGCGGTGAGCCAGCAAACTTCCTCGACGTAGGCGGTGGCGCAACCAAAGAGCGCGTAACCGAAGCGTTCAAAATCATCCTGTCTGACGACAACGTGAAGGCCGTTCTGGTTAACATCTTCGGCGGTATCGTGCGTTGTGACCTGATCGCCGACGGTATCATCGGTGCAGTGGAAGAAGTGGGTGTTAACGTTCCGGTGGTTGTGCGTCTGGAAGGTAACAACGCTGAACTCGGCGCGAAAAAACTGGCTGACAGCGGCCTGAATATTATTGCAGCGAAAAGTCTGACGGATGCAGCTCAGCAGGTTGTTGCCGCAGTGGAGGGGAAATAATGTCCGTTTTAATTAATAAAGATACCAAGGTTATCTGCCAGGGCTTCACCGGTAGCCAGGGGACTTTCCACTCCGAACAGGCGATTGCCTACGGTACGCAAATGGTTGGCGGCGTAACGCCAGGTAAAGGCGGTACTACGCACCTGGGTCTGCCGGTGTTTAACACCGTGCGTGAAGCCGTAGAAGCCACTGGCGCAACCGCGACCGTCATCTACGTTCCGGCACCGTTCTGCAAAGACTCCATTCTGGAAGCGATCGATGCAGGTATTAAACTGATCATCACCATCACTGAAGGCATCCCGACGCTGGATATGCTGACCGTGAAGGTTAAGCTGGATGAAGCTGGCGTGCGTATGATCGGCCCGAACTGCCCAGGCGTTATCACTCCAGGCGAATGCAAAATCGGTATCATGCCAGGCCACATTCACAAGCCGGGCAAAGTGGGTATCGTTTCCCGCTCCGGTACGCTGACCTATGAAGCGGTCAAACAGACCACCGATTACGGCTTCGGCCAGTCCACCTGTGTGGGCATCGGCGGTGACCCGATCCCGGGCTCTAACTTCATCGACATCCTGAAGCTGTTCCAGGAAGATCCACAGACCGAAGCGATCGTGATGATCGGTGAGATCGGTGGTAGCGCTGAAGAAGAAGCGGCTGCTTACATCAAAGAACACGTGACCAAGCCGGTTGTCGGTTACATCGCGGGTGTGACTGCGCCGAAAGGCAAGCGTATGGGTCACGCAGGTGCGATTATCGCGGGTGGTAAAGGTACGGCTGATGAGAAATTCGCAGCGCTGGAAGCCGCAGGCGTGAAAACCGTTCGCAGCCTGGCGGATATCGGCGAAGCACTGAAAACCATCATTAAGTAAATCCTCTCTGCTCTCTGCAAGGAGAGCGTTGAAATAAAAAAATGTCCGTTTCGACATGGTTGGCCGCTGTAAAGCGGCCTTTTTTTATTGCAGAAAATCCTCACGTATCGGCGTAAAGGTATCCAGCAGGGTTCCCGCCTTGTGACAGACGCAGCCGTGCATAACATTGGGTTGTTTGTACAGCGTATCGCCTGCTCTGACGATATGCGTTTCGTCGCCAATGGTAAATTCAAACTCACCGGAGAGAACATACGTCAACTGCTCGTGGGGATGGCTGTGCATGGGGCCGATGGCACCCTGCGCGAAATGTACTTCAACCGCCATCATATTGCCGGCATGGGCGAGGATCCGGCGGGTTACGCCATTCCCAGCCTCTTCCAGCTGGGTCTGATTGTGAAAAACAAACATCGTATTACCTCAGTTGTATAGTGAATGAGTGACTTCTGACCGAGCTGTCAGAGGCGGTATGTGCGGTTTAACGTCATGTCAATCACGGTTATTGTATCGTCGCTCTTCACGATATCGACTTTCCCGGTGCCCGTGAAATCTGTGACAAACACGAAGGAAATGCGCTTATCTCGGCTGCGTAATAGCAGGTAGTCGATCATCGATGTCGAAGGGTTATTCGGTCCCTGAGCTTTGATTAACGCCGTATTGTTGGTCGAAAAGCAGGTGACAGAAACCGGGGCGTCGGCCTGGAAGTGAACCTCCATTTTACCCTTCAGCGGCTGTTCAGTTGCCTGCTTAACGTAGGGGTAGCAGATCCGGACGCCATTCTGTGGCGCCGTCGGTGTTGTTGAGGCGTTGATGTGGTAAACCGCATCGACGCACTGGTAGTGAGGATTATCGACGTCCCATTTATCAATCAGCAGGTTTTCCGTCACGACGATGCTACGGCGAAAAACGATATCCCGGTAGGACTCATCATCCCACTCCACGTGAGTTTTGCTGTCGGGTAACACAGCGGCGCTGCACCAGTCCACTTCGGCGATCAGCCGCGATTCTCCCTCCTGCTGCTGGTAATCGAGAACCTTGGGTAGTGCAGGGGGCTGGTTGAGTCCGTTGACGCACAGCGTATTGTGCGAAAACGTATTTTTGTAGTAGCCATAGTGCAGCGGTGCGCCATAGCCGGTTGTGCCCAGATCGGGGAACAGCGCGCTGTAGTTATTGAAGACGATAAGGTTGAGTCTGTCGTAGTGATCGTGCTCGCCGCCATAAGGGCCATGTTTAATGCATACGGCGCGGCCTGGCGCGTTGCGGATTATCGTAAATCCGGCGTCAGGATTATGCTCATTACCCTCCGGGGCGCTTAACGCCTGCGCCGGCAGCGGTTGCCCATAGAAAAGGGCATCAATGTTGTCGCGCGGTCCAGCGGTGTATAGCCAGGCTAACAGCTCGCCATATTGCGGGTTGCCATAATAGTTGAACGCAAATTCATAGATATCGGCGTGGCCGAGTCTCTCCTGGCCGTTCACGCAGTCGTTTACTTTAGGCAGGGTCATATTCGGCATCAGCAGCGCCAATGGCAGCGACAGCATGTTCGTATACCAGGGCTTATCCAGCAGGCTGAACGGACCATGTTGGGCGAATTTCTCAAAGCCCATGAACGCCTCAAGCGCGTAATAGTGGTAATGCAGCGAACCTTCGAACCATAAGCCGCCGGGCAGCAGGGCATGTTCCAGCTGATACCGCAGGCCGTAAGGGCTGTTAACGGCAAACGTCAGATAGCGATCGTCGTCGAGAATCGCGCCGATAATGCCGATGGTCGCGCTGATCTTCACCTCGTGGTTGTGGATTTGATTGCTACGGTGCTGCATCAGAAAATCGGCTCCGCTGCGCAGCAGGCGTCGGGAAATATACTCATACTGTTCTGTCGTCAGCGCGGCGCTGACGATATCGAATCCACGGGCAAAATCGGCATGACAGTTGGCTTCACACAGCGTCTGCGCGTTGGCTTTACCGGGACCGTTATAAGGAATACCGCCGTGTTCTTCGTAGTCAGGGTAGTATTTTGCGTACTGCATCAGGATATCGGTAATTTTATTGAGGTATTTATTATCGTCCGTTAGCAGCCAGAGGATGCCCAGCTCATAGCACGCTTTAGCATTGAGCCCGTTAAGCCAGCGCCACCAGGCACCATAGTAAGGTTCACCGGTAAAGACGGCTCCATCAACCGGGCAACGGTGCTTATTGGGCGATTTCCGGTCCCAGAACAGCCGCACGCTGTGTTCCGGGCAGTAAAAATAGTGGTTCCAGGTGGCGCAGCCCGTTTGCGGAACCAGCGTGTCGTGGTTAAGGACGTCGCGGTTGTTTTCCTCCAGGCGGCGAAGGATCTCCGGCGTTACCCGGGCTTTTGCAGCGGCAATCTGTGCTTCTGTAAACTGTTTCATTATCTACCTGTATGCGTTGACGTGGCGCTTACTTCACCAATAC
This region includes:
- a CDS encoding cupin domain-containing protein; the protein is MFVFHNQTQLEEAGNGVTRRILAHAGNMMAVEVHFAQGAIGPMHSHPHEQLTYVLSGEFEFTIGDETHIVRAGDTLYKQPNVMHGCVCHKAGTLLDTFTPIREDFLQ
- a CDS encoding heparinase II/III family protein, giving the protein MKQFTEAQIAAAKARVTPEILRRLEENNRDVLNHDTLVPQTGCATWNHYFYCPEHSVRLFWDRKSPNKHRCPVDGAVFTGEPYYGAWWRWLNGLNAKACYELGILWLLTDDNKYLNKITDILMQYAKYYPDYEEHGGIPYNGPGKANAQTLCEANCHADFARGFDIVSAALTTEQYEYISRRLLRSGADFLMQHRSNQIHNHEVKISATIGIIGAILDDDRYLTFAVNSPYGLRYQLEHALLPGGLWFEGSLHYHYYALEAFMGFEKFAQHGPFSLLDKPWYTNMLSLPLALLMPNMTLPKVNDCVNGQERLGHADIYEFAFNYYGNPQYGELLAWLYTAGPRDNIDALFYGQPLPAQALSAPEGNEHNPDAGFTIIRNAPGRAVCIKHGPYGGEHDHYDRLNLIVFNNYSALFPDLGTTGYGAPLHYGYYKNTFSHNTLCVNGLNQPPALPKVLDYQQQEGESRLIAEVDWCSAAVLPDSKTHVEWDDESYRDIVFRRSIVVTENLLIDKWDVDNPHYQCVDAVYHINASTTPTAPQNGVRICYPYVKQATEQPLKGKMEVHFQADAPVSVTCFSTNNTALIKAQGPNNPSTSMIDYLLLRSRDKRISFVFVTDFTGTGKVDIVKSDDTITVIDMTLNRTYRL